A genomic segment from bacterium encodes:
- a CDS encoding DUF1801 domain-containing protein: MTTQDEIKKYIESQPESKRSDMQALHRVILQVMPACRLWFLDGKNSEGKTVSNPNIGYGFQTMKYADGKTRDFYQIGMSANTTGISIYILGVKDKKYLAETFGKKLGQASVSGYCIKFKTLKDINIDVLEAAIRYGFEFSH, from the coding sequence TTGACTACACAGGATGAAATCAAGAAGTACATTGAAAGCCAGCCTGAATCAAAACGCAGCGACATGCAAGCGTTGCACCGCGTCATTCTACAAGTAATGCCGGCATGTAGATTATGGTTCTTGGATGGCAAAAACAGCGAAGGTAAAACGGTCTCTAATCCGAATATCGGATATGGATTTCAGACCATGAAATATGCTGATGGAAAGACCAGAGATTTTTATCAAATCGGTATGAGCGCAAACACAACCGGAATCTCGATTTATATCCTTGGTGTTAAGGATAAGAAGTACTTAGCCGAGACATTTGGTAAGAAACTCGGCCAGGCGAGCGTGAGCGGATATTGCATTAAGTTTAAAACGCTGAAGGATATCAACATTGATGTGCTTGAAGCGGCAATTCGTTATGGGTTCGAGTTTTCGCACTAA
- the rplK gene encoding 50S ribosomal protein L11, whose product MAKKIAGFIKLQITAGNATPAPPVGPALGQKGVNIMEFCKAFNARTQEQAGMIIPVVITVYSDKSFSFITKTPPAAVLLIKAAKVQKGSGQPNRDKVGKVTQQAIREIAQLKMQDLNAASVETAMSMIAGTARSMGLEVEK is encoded by the coding sequence GTGGCAAAGAAAATAGCGGGATTTATTAAGTTGCAAATCACTGCGGGCAACGCGACCCCGGCGCCGCCCGTGGGTCCGGCTCTGGGCCAAAAAGGCGTGAACATTATGGAGTTCTGCAAGGCGTTTAATGCGCGGACGCAGGAACAAGCGGGAATGATTATTCCAGTGGTCATCACCGTTTACTCTGATAAGAGTTTTTCTTTTATCACCAAGACGCCGCCGGCGGCTGTGCTTCTGATTAAAGCTGCCAAGGTCCAAAAGGGTTCCGGCCAACCGAATCGTGACAAGGTTGGCAAAGTGACGCAACAGGCAATTCGGGAGATCGCTCAACTAAAAATGCAGGACTTGAATGCTGCTTCCGTCGAGACTGCAATGAGTATGATCGCTGGCACCGCCCGCAGCATGGGACTGGAAGTGGAGAAGTAA
- the tuf gene encoding elongation factor Tu produces the protein MAKEKFERTKPHVNVGTIGHVDHGKTTLTAAITMVLSRGDKGVAIRSFDSIDNAPEERERGITIATAHVEYSTKNRHYAHVDCPGHADYVKNMITGAAQMDGAVLVVSAADGPMPQTREHILLARQVGVPFIVVFMNKCDMVDDPELLDLVELEVRDLLTMYKFPGDVTPIVRGSALQAMTRGSDATAKSDDPAFKCIYELMEALDTYIPLPKRETDKPFLMPVEDVFSITGRGTVATGRVDRGVVKVGDTVERVGIRPETKAVVVTGVEMFRKLMDQAQAGDNIGLLLRGMDKEEIERGMVLAAPKSITPHMKFKAEVYILSKEEGGRHTPFFNGYRPQFYFRTTDVTGSVTLPAGIEMVMPGDNVQMVVELLTPVAMEKELRFAIREGGRTVGAGVVSEIIA, from the coding sequence ATGGCGAAGGAGAAATTTGAACGGACGAAGCCGCACGTTAACGTGGGTACGATTGGTCACGTCGACCATGGGAAGACGACGTTAACAGCAGCGATCACGATGGTATTGTCTCGCGGCGATAAGGGAGTAGCGATTCGGTCGTTTGATTCGATCGACAACGCCCCGGAAGAACGCGAGCGCGGTATTACGATAGCGACAGCGCACGTAGAGTATTCGACGAAGAATCGTCACTATGCTCACGTTGACTGTCCGGGTCACGCGGACTATGTCAAGAACATGATCACCGGTGCGGCGCAGATGGATGGCGCGGTGTTGGTGGTATCAGCCGCCGATGGTCCGATGCCTCAGACGAGAGAGCATATCTTGCTTGCTCGCCAGGTTGGTGTACCGTTCATCGTGGTGTTCATGAACAAGTGCGACATGGTTGACGATCCGGAATTGCTTGATCTGGTTGAGCTGGAAGTACGCGATCTGTTGACGATGTACAAGTTCCCGGGCGATGTAACTCCGATCGTACGCGGTTCGGCTCTTCAGGCGATGACCCGCGGTTCGGATGCAACGGCGAAGTCCGATGATCCGGCGTTCAAGTGCATCTACGAATTGATGGAAGCCTTGGATACCTACATTCCGTTGCCGAAGCGTGAGACCGACAAGCCGTTCCTGATGCCGGTCGAAGACGTGTTCTCGATCACGGGTCGCGGCACGGTCGCTACCGGTCGTGTTGACCGCGGCGTGGTGAAGGTTGGCGACACGGTGGAACGCGTTGGTATCCGTCCGGAAACCAAGGCAGTGGTTGTCACTGGTGTTGAGATGTTCCGTAAGTTGATGGATCAGGCGCAGGCAGGCGATAATATCGGTCTGTTGTTGCGCGGTATGGATAAAGAAGAGATCGAACGCGGCATGGTGTTGGCTGCACCGAAGAGCATTACCCCGCACATGAAGTTCAAGGCGGAAGTCTACATTCTTTCGAAAGAAGAGGGTGGTCGTCATACGCCGTTCTTTAATGGCTATCGTCCGCAGTTCTATTTCCGCACGACGGACGTGACCGGTTCGGTGACGTTGCCAGCGGGTATTGAGATGGTGATGCCGGGCGACAACGTGCAGATGGTCGTTGAGTTGTTGACCCCGGTCGCTATGGAGAAGGAACTCCGTTTCGCAATTCGCGAAGGCGGTCGTACAGTCGGCGCCGGCGTAGTCTCGGAAATTATCGCGTAA
- the rpoB gene encoding DNA-directed RNA polymerase subunit beta has product MAKISTLDRRSYAKLSFEAEMPNLLAIQLESFEEFLQADIPSEKRKHIGLQRVFTEIFPVSDIRENYLVEFVRYSIGKPRYSIHECQDRNMTYAVPLKATLRLISYEQNEDEAGVRDLKKKNETKKVKDVIENDVFLGEFPLITDQGTFIINGSERVIVSQLHRSPGVFFDDEIHPNGKRLYAARIIPYRGSWVEINLDVNDIMYVSSDGRKKLPVTTFLRALGYSTDEDILKLFYEFDTVSISSRSYAKAQGKLSAQTVVDQESGEVLVSASEEITEAVALKLVEAGIKEIKILKTDIAKDIRVIGNTFKKDVTKSTEEALAKIHAMVRPGEALTPEIAANVMEKMFFDAKRCDLAEVGRFMLNQRLKLDEPPTQNALTPKDFIKIIDYLAKLRNSEGGIDDIDHLGNRRTRTVGELLENLFSVGLSRVARTIRERLSLKDTDKVAPHELINARTVSSVVDTFFGSSQLSQFMDQTNPLAELTHKRRLSALGPGGLTRERAGFEVRDVHHTHYGRICPIETPEGPNIGLIASLATYARINHLGFLETPYRKVNHGKVTDQILYLTANEEDNYYIAQANEPFGADGKFVHDIITCRFRSDYPQVEPKKIEYADVSPKQLVSVAASLIPFLEHDDANRALMGSNMQRQAVPLLVTDPPFIGTGMEGKAARDSGAVLVTKVAGVVTEADADHVTIQPDAKIKGDELGFVEPVTYPLIKFKRSNQDTCINYRPIVDVGERVNPGDAIADGPGVHGGELALGYNALVAFMPWRGYNFEDAIIVNEQLVQRDIFTSIHIEEYELQVRDTKRGAEEITREIPNVSEEELSHLDDIGIVKTGTEVEAGDVLVGKVTPKGETELSPEERLLRAIFGEKAADVRDASLKAPPGLKGIVIDTKIFSRKERSEEAKKREKGESAAIKKKLGDQIKQIKAHLIERLETVLEGATSKTLKHAEEGTILLRAGQKYKEGTLAEVDVLACIWQDGVCSDPKLDKKALSIISEADRLVKDREERLEIELDKIQRGSELPPGVKQLVKVKIAIRRKLSVGDKMAGRHGNKGVIAKIVPAEDMPYTAEGTPVDIILNPLGVPSRMNVGQILETHLGWAAKTMNMPIATPVFDGASIDEIKAELKKANLPISGKTLLYDGKTGEAFDNEITVGVIYMLKLSHLVDDKIHARSIGPYSLVTQQPLGGKAQFGGQRFGEMEVWALEAYGAAYALQEMLTVKSDDVVGRSKVYEAIVKGENPPEPGVPESFNVLVKELRSLGLDVELVEK; this is encoded by the coding sequence TTGGCCAAGATATCGACTCTTGACCGGCGTTCATACGCCAAACTAAGTTTCGAGGCAGAGATGCCGAACCTCCTCGCGATCCAATTGGAGTCATTCGAAGAATTTCTCCAGGCGGATATCCCGTCCGAGAAGCGCAAGCATATCGGGCTGCAGCGAGTGTTCACCGAGATCTTTCCGGTTTCAGACATCCGTGAGAACTACCTGGTGGAGTTTGTCCGATATTCAATCGGCAAGCCACGGTATTCGATTCATGAATGTCAAGATCGGAACATGACGTATGCGGTACCGCTGAAAGCGACGCTACGACTGATCTCGTATGAACAGAATGAGGATGAGGCGGGTGTAAGGGATCTAAAGAAGAAGAACGAGACGAAGAAGGTTAAGGACGTCATTGAGAACGATGTGTTTCTCGGTGAATTCCCGCTTATTACGGATCAGGGAACCTTCATCATAAACGGCTCCGAACGAGTCATAGTGAGTCAGCTCCATCGTTCGCCGGGCGTGTTCTTCGACGACGAAATCCATCCCAACGGCAAGCGCCTGTACGCAGCGCGCATTATCCCGTATCGCGGCAGTTGGGTCGAGATTAATCTCGACGTCAATGATATTATGTATGTATCCTCCGATGGACGCAAGAAACTGCCGGTAACGACGTTCTTACGCGCGCTTGGATACTCTACTGATGAAGACATACTGAAGCTATTCTACGAATTCGACACCGTTTCAATTTCGAGCCGTTCCTATGCCAAGGCGCAGGGCAAGCTGTCAGCCCAGACCGTGGTGGATCAGGAGTCAGGTGAAGTGCTGGTGTCGGCGTCCGAAGAAATCACCGAAGCTGTAGCGCTTAAGCTGGTGGAAGCGGGAATCAAGGAAATCAAGATTCTCAAGACGGACATTGCCAAGGATATTCGTGTCATCGGCAATACCTTCAAAAAGGACGTCACCAAGTCCACCGAAGAAGCGCTTGCCAAGATTCATGCCATGGTTCGCCCGGGTGAAGCACTCACGCCGGAAATCGCCGCCAATGTCATGGAGAAAATGTTCTTTGACGCCAAGCGTTGCGATCTGGCCGAGGTTGGCCGCTTCATGCTCAATCAGCGTTTGAAGCTGGACGAGCCGCCGACGCAAAATGCGCTGACGCCGAAAGACTTCATAAAGATTATTGACTACCTTGCCAAGCTGCGCAACAGCGAAGGTGGTATTGACGATATTGATCATCTCGGCAACCGCCGCACCCGTACGGTCGGCGAACTGCTTGAGAATTTGTTCTCGGTTGGTTTGTCTCGTGTCGCGCGCACAATTCGTGAGCGCCTTTCACTTAAGGACACCGACAAAGTTGCGCCGCACGAACTGATTAATGCCCGCACCGTTTCTTCGGTGGTGGATACATTCTTCGGATCGTCGCAGTTGTCGCAATTTATGGATCAGACAAATCCGCTGGCGGAACTGACCCACAAGCGCCGTCTCTCGGCACTTGGACCAGGCGGTTTGACGCGCGAACGTGCAGGCTTCGAAGTCCGCGACGTGCATCACACGCACTACGGTCGAATTTGTCCGATTGAAACGCCGGAAGGACCGAACATCGGTCTTATTGCTTCGCTTGCAACTTATGCGCGAATCAATCATCTGGGATTCCTTGAGACCCCGTACCGGAAAGTCAATCACGGCAAAGTCACCGATCAGATTCTGTACCTGACCGCGAACGAAGAAGACAATTACTATATCGCGCAGGCGAACGAACCATTTGGTGCCGACGGTAAGTTTGTGCACGATATCATTACGTGCCGCTTCCGTTCCGACTATCCGCAAGTCGAGCCCAAGAAGATCGAATACGCTGACGTTAGCCCGAAGCAGTTGGTTTCGGTAGCGGCGTCGCTAATTCCGTTCCTTGAGCACGACGACGCCAACCGCGCATTGATGGGCTCAAACATGCAACGCCAGGCTGTACCGCTTCTGGTTACCGATCCGCCGTTTATCGGCACCGGTATGGAAGGCAAGGCGGCGCGCGATTCCGGCGCCGTGTTGGTTACTAAGGTAGCAGGCGTGGTAACCGAAGCTGATGCCGACCATGTGACGATACAGCCCGATGCCAAGATCAAGGGCGATGAGCTCGGCTTCGTCGAGCCGGTGACGTACCCGTTGATCAAGTTCAAGCGCTCGAATCAAGACACTTGCATTAACTATCGTCCGATTGTCGATGTCGGCGAACGTGTTAATCCGGGTGATGCGATTGCCGACGGGCCGGGAGTGCACGGCGGCGAACTTGCGCTTGGTTATAACGCGCTGGTGGCTTTCATGCCGTGGCGCGGGTACAACTTCGAAGACGCTATTATCGTCAACGAGCAGCTGGTACAGCGCGATATCTTTACGTCAATTCACATTGAAGAATATGAACTCCAAGTCAGAGACACGAAGCGCGGAGCTGAAGAAATCACCCGCGAAATTCCGAACGTCTCTGAAGAAGAGCTGTCGCATCTCGACGATATCGGTATTGTCAAAACCGGCACTGAAGTCGAAGCGGGCGATGTTCTCGTCGGCAAAGTAACGCCGAAAGGTGAAACTGAATTGTCGCCGGAAGAAAGACTCTTGCGGGCAATCTTCGGGGAGAAAGCGGCCGATGTCCGTGATGCTTCCTTGAAAGCGCCGCCAGGGTTGAAGGGCATTGTCATCGACACGAAGATCTTCTCACGCAAAGAACGCTCAGAAGAAGCGAAGAAGCGCGAGAAGGGCGAGTCGGCAGCAATCAAAAAGAAACTTGGCGACCAAATCAAGCAAATCAAAGCGCACTTGATTGAGCGCTTAGAGACAGTGCTTGAGGGTGCAACGTCAAAGACGCTTAAGCACGCCGAAGAGGGAACTATCCTTCTGCGCGCCGGTCAGAAGTACAAAGAAGGCACCTTGGCGGAAGTCGACGTGTTGGCTTGTATCTGGCAGGACGGCGTATGCTCGGATCCGAAGCTGGACAAGAAGGCGCTGAGCATTATCAGTGAAGCTGACAGACTGGTGAAGGATCGTGAAGAGCGGCTCGAGATCGAGTTGGATAAGATTCAACGCGGCAGCGAGTTGCCCCCGGGTGTTAAGCAGTTGGTCAAGGTCAAGATTGCCATTCGCCGCAAATTGTCGGTGGGTGACAAGATGGCCGGACGCCACGGAAACAAGGGTGTTATTGCGAAGATTGTTCCGGCGGAAGATATGCCATACACCGCTGAAGGAACACCGGTCGATATCATTCTTAACCCACTCGGCGTTCCGTCACGTATGAACGTTGGGCAGATTCTCGAAACGCATCTCGGTTGGGCTGCGAAGACGATGAATATGCCGATCGCTACTCCGGTATTTGACGGCGCGAGCATCGACGAAATCAAAGCGGAACTCAAGAAGGCGAACTTGCCGATCAGCGGCAAGACGCTCCTTTATGATGGCAAGACTGGTGAAGCGTTTGATAACGAAATCACCGTCGGTGTCATTTACATGTTGAAGCTGTCGCATCTTGTCGACGACAAGATTCACGCTCGTTCGATCGGGCCTTACTCGCTTGTTACCCAGCAGCCGTTGGGTGGTAAAGCGCAGTTCGGCGGTCAGCGTTTTGGAGAAATGGAAGTCTGGGCGCTGGAAGCTTATGGCGCCGCCTACGCTCTGCAGGAAATGCTGACAGTCAAGTCGGACGACGTCGTCGGACGTTCCAAGGTGTATGAAGCGATCGTCAAGGGTGAAAATCCCCCCGAACCCGGCGTTCCCGAGTCGTTCAACGTACTCGTGAAAGAATTGCGGAGCTTGGGTCTCGATGTTGAGTTGGTCGAGAAATGA
- the secE gene encoding preprotein translocase subunit SecE, translating into MNLREKIVNYYEETILELKKVSWPTKAEIKGSTIVVIITSIVLAVFTFGVDSALSWVTRTMLGS; encoded by the coding sequence ATGAACCTTAGAGAAAAGATCGTAAATTATTACGAAGAGACAATTCTGGAACTGAAGAAGGTTTCCTGGCCGACCAAGGCAGAGATCAAAGGTTCTACTATTGTTGTTATTATCACGTCCATCGTTCTCGCGGTGTTCACCTTTGGTGTGGATAGTGCGCTTAGCTGGGTAACGCGGACAATGTTGGGATCGTGA
- the rplA gene encoding 50S ribosomal protein L1, translated as MRHGKKYRAASEKLGTQSNLTLEQAVKFIKENAKAKFDETVEMAVRLGVDPKQADQMIRGTVSLPNGTGKKVRVLVIAKEEKLEEARGAGADFAGNDEFLEKLKGGWAEIDVIVCTPDMMGKLGPLGKVLGPKGLMPNPKAGTVTADVAKAVKEIKAGKIEYRVDKTGNVGVPIGKASFTEEALVQNASTIMEAIIKARPASAKGTYLKNVAMSSTMGVGIKISTADLMTRSKGEH; from the coding sequence ATGAGGCACGGTAAGAAGTATAGAGCGGCCAGTGAGAAGCTCGGCACTCAGAGCAATCTGACGCTGGAGCAGGCCGTTAAATTCATAAAGGAGAACGCCAAAGCCAAGTTCGACGAAACAGTCGAAATGGCAGTGCGTCTCGGAGTGGATCCCAAGCAGGCGGATCAGATGATTCGCGGCACGGTGTCGCTTCCGAATGGAACCGGCAAGAAGGTCCGCGTTCTGGTAATCGCCAAGGAAGAAAAGCTTGAGGAAGCTCGCGGCGCCGGAGCTGATTTTGCAGGGAATGACGAATTCCTGGAAAAGCTCAAGGGCGGCTGGGCTGAGATCGATGTCATTGTCTGTACACCGGACATGATGGGCAAGCTTGGACCGCTCGGAAAGGTGCTTGGACCGAAGGGTCTGATGCCGAATCCGAAAGCAGGCACAGTTACCGCAGACGTCGCAAAGGCCGTCAAAGAAATTAAAGCCGGTAAGATCGAATACCGTGTCGACAAGACCGGAAATGTCGGAGTACCGATCGGCAAAGCGTCATTTACTGAAGAAGCCCTTGTGCAGAACGCCTCTACGATTATGGAAGCGATTATCAAAGCGCGTCCGGCGTCAGCCAAAGGCACTTATCTGAAGAATGTTGCGATGAGTTCAACAATGGGAGTTGGCATTAAGATTTCCACCGCCGATTTGATGACTCGTTCGAAGGGAGAGCATTAA
- the rplL gene encoding 50S ribosomal protein L7/L12, translating to MPRRPIVLTHSRLAVRSRQQNSVRSREVSEKLEKLVEDIAGLTVMELSDLSTKLQDKFGVSAAMPMMAGPMMGGGGAATEAAAEKTEFNVVLISAGDKKIQVIKVVRELTGLGLKEAKDLVDGAPANVKEGISKDEAMKVKEKLEEQGAQVDVK from the coding sequence ATGCCCAGGCGACCGATCGTGCTTACGCACTCGCGGTTGGCGGTCCGAAGTAGGCAACAGAATTCAGTAAGGAGTAGAGAAGTGTCAGAGAAACTTGAGAAACTGGTAGAAGACATTGCCGGACTTACGGTCATGGAACTGTCTGATTTGTCTACCAAGTTACAGGATAAGTTCGGCGTCAGCGCGGCCATGCCGATGATGGCAGGTCCGATGATGGGTGGCGGCGGTGCAGCAACAGAGGCCGCAGCAGAGAAAACCGAATTCAATGTTGTTCTTATTTCCGCAGGCGACAAGAAGATTCAAGTTATTAAAGTAGTCCGCGAGTTGACGGGCCTTGGTCTCAAGGAAGCCAAGGACTTAGTCGATGGCGCGCCCGCGAATGTTAAAGAAGGTATCTCCAAAGACGAAGCGATGAAAGTCAAGGAGAAGCTGGAAGAGCAGGGCGCTCAGGTGGACGTCAAGTAA
- a CDS encoding 50S ribosomal protein L10, with protein MPNQENIEKVAALTETFKAAKCVAVANYTGLTVEKATKLRSDLRARQFKYVVAKNTLLKIAAKDAGFDGLDSFLKGQSAVAFGTDDPGALAKILFDFGKEAKTLEVRAFYVEGKVFSGADVERIAKLPSRDVLASQLIGNLNAPISSFVGTLDGVIRKFVGTLDAMKEKIAN; from the coding sequence ATGCCAAATCAAGAAAACATCGAGAAAGTCGCGGCGTTAACCGAGACGTTTAAGGCTGCCAAGTGTGTCGCGGTGGCTAATTATACCGGACTAACTGTTGAGAAGGCGACGAAGTTGCGCAGTGATCTGCGTGCTCGTCAATTCAAATATGTAGTGGCGAAGAACACGCTGCTGAAAATTGCGGCGAAAGATGCCGGTTTTGACGGGCTTGATTCGTTCCTAAAGGGACAATCAGCTGTCGCATTCGGCACCGATGACCCGGGTGCTCTCGCGAAGATTCTGTTCGATTTCGGCAAAGAAGCGAAGACGCTTGAAGTTCGCGCATTCTATGTTGAAGGCAAGGTCTTCAGTGGAGCCGATGTTGAGCGTATTGCCAAGCTGCCGAGCCGCGATGTTCTGGCTTCGCAGTTGATCGGCAATTTGAATGCGCCGATCTCGTCGTTCGTTGGCACGCTTGACGGAGTCATCCGCAAGTTTGTTGGTACGCTCGACGCGATGAAAGAGAAGATAGCTAATTAA
- the nusG gene encoding transcription termination/antitermination factor NusG, with protein MAKHWYAVHTYSGQEQKAKRHLEKMIIGESLQDKFGEILIPTEEVTEMKQGKRSTSTKKFLPSYLLIEVELDKIMEQKIVGTPGITNFVGSAGKPTALRRDEVDRMVGKMDSRREVELDEVPWHAGDQVKVIDGPFSDFSGFISEINVERKKVKVMVSIFGRPTPVELDFLQIESV; from the coding sequence ATGGCAAAACACTGGTACGCAGTACATACCTATTCCGGTCAGGAGCAGAAGGCGAAACGCCACTTGGAGAAGATGATCATAGGTGAGAGTCTTCAAGACAAGTTCGGCGAAATCCTGATACCGACGGAAGAGGTAACGGAAATGAAGCAGGGCAAACGGTCGACATCGACCAAGAAGTTCCTGCCGTCGTATCTTCTGATTGAAGTCGAATTAGACAAAATCATGGAGCAGAAAATAGTCGGCACGCCGGGGATCACGAATTTTGTCGGATCCGCAGGCAAGCCGACGGCGTTGCGACGCGACGAGGTTGACCGGATGGTCGGGAAGATGGATTCCCGCCGCGAGGTTGAACTCGATGAAGTACCGTGGCATGCCGGTGATCAGGTGAAAGTTATCGATGGTCCGTTCTCGGATTTCTCGGGATTCATTTCCGAGATAAATGTAGAGCGGAAAAAAGTAAAAGTAATGGTCTCCATCTTCGGACGTCCGACTCCGGTGGAGTTGGACTTCCTGCAAATTGAGTCGGTCTAA
- a CDS encoding DUF4340 domain-containing protein — MNRSLTILGVAAAALILILVLLNQSERRALSPYVAANFVGADSGAVSKIVIKRLGNEAVLERTGDGWNVIDAGTPRRADKMVVEQIANLAHNLTVGEIISSNAEKQMLFQVDTLLGHKVEFYRDGQMLGNLIVGKAGSDMRSTYVRKPESNDVYLAQASLSRLLERPARGFRDKIVAPLDTSTIVMVEVASSEFKYSMVKVDSIWTVMSGVEPTFVADHMKALQLVGLLGNLRVADFVRDAERDTIDMSGAGDKVVVQTRGGEQLTLTLRKKTEGSQDYYIRFSTLQELFTVFEGTRNNLLRKAEEYKQGWSVEGRCVKEKWQVSAQSDSPCRGWGDLDKETCPTSLPR, encoded by the coding sequence ATGAACCGATCTCTGACAATACTTGGCGTAGCAGCCGCGGCATTGATCCTGATTCTTGTTTTGCTCAACCAAAGCGAGCGCCGAGCGTTGTCTCCTTACGTGGCAGCAAATTTCGTTGGCGCCGATTCAGGTGCAGTGAGCAAGATAGTGATTAAACGACTGGGCAACGAAGCGGTTCTCGAACGGACCGGCGACGGCTGGAATGTGATCGACGCCGGAACTCCACGACGTGCAGATAAGATGGTTGTAGAGCAGATCGCAAACTTGGCGCACAACCTGACGGTAGGGGAGATCATTTCCTCGAATGCCGAGAAGCAAATGCTTTTCCAAGTAGATACTCTTCTTGGTCACAAAGTGGAATTCTATCGCGACGGGCAGATGCTTGGAAATCTAATTGTCGGCAAGGCTGGCAGCGACATGAGGTCGACCTACGTGCGCAAGCCGGAGTCGAACGATGTCTATCTGGCGCAGGCATCACTCTCGCGATTGCTGGAGCGCCCGGCGCGCGGGTTCCGTGACAAGATCGTTGCGCCGCTGGATACTTCAACGATTGTGATGGTCGAGGTTGCCAGCAGCGAATTCAAGTATTCGATGGTCAAGGTCGATTCGATCTGGACAGTGATGTCCGGCGTTGAGCCGACATTTGTCGCGGATCACATGAAGGCGCTGCAGTTGGTGGGATTGCTTGGGAATTTGCGGGTCGCGGATTTTGTCCGCGATGCCGAACGCGATACGATTGACATGAGCGGGGCGGGCGATAAAGTGGTTGTCCAGACCAGAGGTGGCGAACAACTGACGTTAACATTGCGGAAGAAGACTGAAGGATCGCAGGACTATTATATCCGGTTCTCGACACTTCAAGAATTGTTCACGGTGTTTGAAGGCACGCGGAATAATTTGCTCAGGAAGGCGGAGGAGTACAAGCAGGGGTGGAGTGTAGAGGGCCGATGTGTGAAGGAGAAATGGCAGGTCTCCGCGCAGAGTGATTCCCCCTGCAGGGGTTGGGGAGATCTCGATAAGGAGACCTGCCCTACAAGTCTCCCAAGATGA